The nucleotide sequence CCTCCAAGACCACCTCCAGAGCTAAGTTGGATAGGTACTCAGGCAGAGGGGCTAAGGAGGGGGCCACATGCAAGAGATCCTGGCAAGTTTTAGGGTCTGGTAGAAGGATCTGGTTGGAGAGCAGGCTCAAAGGATGCCCAGTTTCTGAGATAGATGGCTGGAAGGTCAGGGCCCCTTCCTGGGCATTTCTTGGGAAGGCAGCCACTGGGGACATCAAGACACAGCAAAGGAGCAGCACAGCCTGCATCATGGTGGGTCAGCAGAACAGCCCTGCTGGAAAGAAGCAGTGCTCAGACTGGGAAGTGGGCAAAAGCTTGGGATGAAGAGACTCCAGGACTGGTCAGACATCGGAAGTGTCTCAGCCCTTGGAAACTTCAGTTGCCCTGGACGTCAGAACTTACTGGCTGTAGGAAATATTTACCTgctcttggaaaaaaaagaagccagaggAATGAGATGATCTGAACACGTCCTTTGCCTCCGTGCCTCTCTTGATCTGAATGACCGCTTTCTAGATCTGACCTTCTCTTTATCTCAGTCAAAACAGTTGACCCCTCTGAAAACCTCAGTTGACCTCACAGAAAACAGTGAAGGACACAACCTTCACAAATATTTATCTGCCTCTTCTTAGTTCAGGCTTTGCCCTTACCTTTGCCCCGAAGCTGAAATCAGGTTTCTCCCTCTGTGAATACTGCCCCATATCCCTCTCACCTTAGGATTTCTCTAGACCTAAACTTAGACCAGGAAAATTTCCTCTGTGTCTTCTGGGGAAGAGGGAGGTGAAAGGCAGCGATGCCAGTGATTTCTGGATAGGAGACACCAaaatagttcttttattttttattttctaattgaagtatagttgatttacaatgttgtgttagtttcaggtgtatagcaaagtgatttggatatatatatctgaattatacatatatttttcagattcctttccattttagattattacaagatattgaatacagttctctctgctatacagtaggtacttgtttatctattttaacatagagtagtgtgtatctgttaatcctaaactcctaatttatccactCCTGCCTTACagtttcccttttggtaactgtaagtttgccCCAAAATACTTCTTATTCAATGGACTTAATAGGTAGAGAAATAGAACAATAGAATCCACCAGCAAGTCAGACCAAATAAGAGCAACTTCTCAGTTTTTACATGAATTCCAGTGTAGTTCCTTAATTAAATGTGTGTTACCTTAATACCCCTTTCTAagccaatataaaaatataaggaatTGGGCTTCATTTCTCAACCAGGGGTCTAGGCGAGAAACTGCAGTCTGAACAATAAGGAACGATGGCATATGGTGCCTCCTAAAACTGGTACAAAGCCCACATGTGATCATGGCATCAGGGTTTCTCTCTGGTTCCATAACCTACCATGGCACACAGCTAAAGGGAACCGATCAATGAAGGGATCCCAGGTCCTTCCTCCTATCTTATTTACTCCTCTCAGTCCCAGGAGGGCCTCCTAATAAGTGAGAAGAAATCAATCCCTAGAATAAGAGAAGTCGGGGAGCTACAGGGACACATTTCTAAAACTGGGAGAACCAGATGTAGATATCTCCAACACTGTTGCCTGGAATTCTTGGACCCTAAGTCCACAGGGAACCTCAAGAATCTACTTCTTCTGTACAGCTCAGTTAGGTCTTTGGATCCTGCCAAATTCTCCCGTTTCTGGCTTGAGTTCCCCATCTGTGACTGGACCTCCAGTACTACCATCAGGTCATCCTCAATATGACAATTACTGTTCCTTGAAATTGCTTGCCTTTCCAACTCTGGTGTCTTGGGAATGACAGGGGAGAGAGAATGTGTAAATGTGTAGGGGATGGAGAGTGGTGGTTCATTTGTCTCCAGGACTGAGAGCAATGATAGAGGAAGACAAAGTCTGGTCCCTCCAATCAGACTCCCTACCTATGCTCCTGTCCTCATCTGCTACCTGTTCCTCATCAGTTCCCATTAGCTATCACTCCTTGAgtgatggtttttttttgttgttttaattaagtttattttggggaattctctggctgtccagtggttagaactccagaCTTCCACTGAAGGGAGCAcgtgttcaatccctagtcggggaactaagatcctgcacgtcACATACGTggtcagtaaaataaaataaaattgctcaAGAAATTgagtaaaaataagtttattattttagtaGAAAAACTGAGCAAGAACTACAGAATTTCCAAATAttccctcttccccagcccccaaGTTTCCCTATTTTTAACATCTTCTACTGGTATGGTACCTTAGCTACATTTGATtgttatattatttaaaacattatgtACTATTACCTaggtccatagtttacattagggtttgGTTCTTTGCATTTGCACAGTTCTATCATACCAAATGTATGTCATGAAACTttacagtatcatacagaatactTCCACTGTCCTAAAAATCTTGGGTGCTGTTTTCAGTTGCCAATCCCTATCAGCCTGGTCTCCCATCAGAGTAACTTCACCAGCCCCCTAGACCAGCATGGCTGGGACCTAAGTAATCAGTAGCAGTCTTGCTATTATCCCTTGGGGACTCCAGACCTGCTCTCCTTTTGCTGGTTAACAGGAGGGCCCTCGAGCCTTGCTCTAAAGAGACTTCGGGTTCCACACTGGCTGAAgctttcttcctcctctgggtGACTCAAAGAAGCATCTAAAATACTCAGGGTTCAGCATATGTGGACTCCACAGGAAGTTTTCCTATAGGGTCAGAGAAGTTGAAAATGCAGTAGAGTGAAAGAACCAGCTTGTTCTTTCTAGATCACCGGATTGTTAGTATTAAGGACTACTTTATGCTTAATTCTGCACGGGTGAAGATCAGTAAGCATGGTGACTcacatgtgaagtgaaagtcagtcgcgtccaactttttgccacactatggactatacagaccatgcaattctccaggccagaatactggagtgggtagcctttcccttctccaggagatcttcccaacccaaggatcgaacccaggtctcctgtattgcaggcggattctttaccagctgagccacaagggaagctcattgtttacctaagtgaaagtgaagtcgctcagtcgtgtccaattctttgcgaccctatggacactaggctcctctgtccatgggattttctaggcaagagtactggagtgggttgccatttccttctccagagaatcttcccaacccagggatcaaacccaggactcctgcattgtagacagacgctttaccatctgagccaccagggaattgttTACCTAGGCCTCTCCCTAATCTGAACAGTTATTTCCTGAATCTCACTTCTACTCTACCTCAGCTGGAAACAGAAGAGGCCCAGAAAGCTAATGGCTTCCAAGGAAAGGGAAGGACGTGACATTTGCAACATTTACTCATCTTTCTTGCCCAGACTGTCTTACCCTATGCCCCATGGCCACAGACTGACTTTTCCCCCCTTTGTGTCTCCTGCTTCTTCctgaggcatttttttttaaagtttggctgtgtagggtcttagttgcagcatgtgaggtcttttgttgtggtgcacgAATCCTCCAGttgtgctcaggcttagttgctcagtggcctgagggatcttagttctctgaccagggattgaacctgtgttccccaagtttcaaggtggattcttaaccactgggccactagggaagtcctctgatgcatttttttttaaaataattcgaggtatagttgatatacaatataaaaTGTGACACAGCAATTCACAATTTTGAAGGTTATTCTCcatttagttattataaaattactGCTTAtattccctgttctatacaatatatcctcgtggcttattttatacatagcagtttgtacctcttaactcTCTACTTTTAAATTGCCCCTCCCCCTTCTGTTTCCCAACTAGAAACTAGTTTTTTCTCTATAGACcgagtctgtttgtttttttttttaaacttatatattCACAAGtttactgtatttttcagattccatatacatgtgatacggtttttgtctgacttatttcactaaacataataccCTTCCAGTCcctccatgttattgcaaatggcagaatttcatccCTTTtcatggccaagtaatattccattacatattTGCCACATCTTatctatttttctgttgatggacacttaggttacttctaTATTTTGGCTACGGTAAATAattatgaacactggagtgcatatatctttgtGAATTAGTGTTCTCatgtttttcagatatatacccaggagtggaattgcttggtcatatggcagttctatttttagggttttttttaggaacttccatactattttccacagtggctacaccagtttatGGGGTTGACAGAAAAGTTTATTTGAGTTGTGCCAGCCCAGTATGTTCCTATCAACactgtacaagggttcccttttttctataactaacatttattatcCATGGTCTTCTGGATGACAGCCACTCTGGTAGGTAtcaggtgatgtctcattgtggtttcaatttgcacttctctgatgattaacaacattgagcattttttcatgtgcctgttctGATGCATATTGTTTTAACCCTAAAGATTTATCCTGTTTATCCTTTGATCTTGAGGTAAGAATGTTTTTGTGTCTTTTGTagggaaagcaagagaaaaaggaaggctgATGGTTTCTTTTAAACCTAACAGTTAAAAGTTCTTTCACAAAGATGCAGGTGGAGGGTTAGGGTATTTAGATTGGTAAGTCAGATCAACATTGGCAACTttacattttacatgtttaattCGCTGCCAAACACCAACCAAATGTATTCATCACCTCTAGAATACTGCATCTCAGCCTTACTTCAGTGGCAGGAACTGGGCTCAATCTGGTGTTTCAAAGATGATCACAGGAAAGAATATGAGAATGGGAGCCTTTTTAAAATGCTCCAACACCCACACTCATCATGTCACAAGACTCCCCATCTAGTGCTGGGACCCACCTCCAGCAGAAAGCCAAAACAACAGACCACTAAGAGGGGTCCAAGGTGCCTTCTATATTTCATTCACACCTCTCCTTTACCAGGGAGTGCTATTAAAACCAAAGAAGAGGAATAAGTCTCCAGAGAGCTACTGAGGCACCCTGATAAAACTGGGAGAAGGAAGAAGTAACAGGAGGCCAACACTGTTGCCTGGACTTCCTGGACTCTAAATCCATGGGGAAGTCCGGGGCTCCACAGCTGCTGTCCAGTAAGAGGAGTTTCCAGGTCCTGTATGCCCCTCCAAACTCGGATTCAAATTCACCACCTAAAAATGGGGTATATCTCTGCCCTGGGCATCTGCATCTTCAGTCGCTCTCATCATCATCCTCTATCTGAAACCGTTTCTTCTTCCGGATTCCTGGAACTCCCAACTCTGGTGCTACGGGAATGACAAGGATAAGAAGAGAGAGGAGATCTAAGTATGTTATGGAGAAGGAGGATGGTAGTATTTATCTTCTAGACTGGAGAGAAGAGTGCTAGAGGTTAGAAGAAAAAGCAGGTCCCGACCGGACTCCCCCACTTCTGCTCCCACCTTTATCTTCCTCCTGCTCCTCATCGCTGTCCAGCAGTTGTCGCTTCTTGGGTGCCATTATCAGCTGCTCTTTCCCACCACTGGTCCCTTCCTCTGAAACAACCACAAGAGGCATGAAATTAGGGAACTAGGTTCTTGTAGTCTCAGAAGTCTTGTAGACCCTCTTGATCGATATGGCCAGCACGTAGTAAGTATACAATAGGTAAGTGGTCCTGGTATTACCCTCTGGCGACACCAGGCCTGCTTCCTTTTTCCGGGCTAACACGAGGGTCCTCAGGGCATGTGCTCGGTGCTCCTTTTGATGCTCCTCCTCTTGTTGATGCTCCTCTTCCTGTTGGTGCTCCTCCTCTAGGCCTGGCTCCCCAGGGACCTTAGATTCTAATCCTAACTGaagcttttcctcctcttctgcttGGCTCAAGGAAGCTGACATCCTCCGGAGCTGGGTGGGACTCAGTTTGGCTGGAATTCGCCAGAAGGTTTCCTACAGGGGCAAAGGAGTTGAAAGCAGGAGCAATGGGAAAGGAGAAGCCTCTAGCTCACCAGATTTTGACATTAATCACTGAATACATATGAGCCTACATTGGTGACGCGCCACAAGGGTTGTGAACTCTCACTGCTTATTAATCCAGTCTATGCCCAGTGTCTAGCACAGTGCCAGAGAATATAGTTGCTAATTAcataagtaaatgaatggattCTGGGGATCTAAAAGTGAGTCAGATACGATCCATGCTTTCAAGGATCTCACAATCAAACAGGATAAAGAACCAATCTACTATAACAATGTACTGTAACACCACAGGACTGGGGCTATACTAACGGAACGAACAAATCACAGCCACCAAAATGATTACAGTTGGCCCTCTGCATCTGCGGGTTTCATATCTATGGGTTTAACCAACTACAGATCAAAAACAttggggaaagaaatgaaaaattccagaaagttccaaaagcaaaacttgaacttGCTGCACACCGACAACCATGTACACAGCATTTATATTGTACTGGTTGTGACAAGTGATCTATAGAGACTATATGCAAAGATTATGCACAAACACTACGCCATTTTATAGTAGAGACTTGAGCATCTGGTGAATTTTGGTAGGGAGTGTGGTTGAAGGAGTGAAAGAGACTGCTTTCCTGAGGAAGTGACAGCTGAACCAAAACTCTTGAAGGTCGGGTGGACGGTTCATCAGGAAGATGGGTGATCGGCCACCTGTGTATGTGGTTGGAACCTTCCAGTAGGGGGAACTGGCATGATGGACTGTTTACAGGTATGAAAAAGTCTGTTTGGAGGATGGAAAGTAGCTCAGGATGACTACAGTGTGAGGCAGGTGTTGGGTGGCATGACTGTGAGGCTGCAAAGCTTGGCCAAGGCCAGATACATCACTCAAAGGCTGTGGACTTGGTCCTGCAAACAGTGGGGAACACCAAGTGCTCTGATCAGGGGAGTGATATAATCAAaactatattttagaaagataactTGGAAGCAGTGTGGAAGATGGACTTAGGAGAAGAGAAGATAGGCGAGGAGAAGATTAGCAGGACAGCTCCTGTAGGAGTCAAGGTCAGAGATGACAGGGAGTGAGGAGATGTATCTTAAAGAGGCAACAACATGCTTGGCTGATGCCATAACTGATGTATTTACCTGTCCAGAGGCAGGAGGCCGAACCCCTAGCCTTCGCAACAGCTGTTGAAACTGTTCATTTTCCATcgcttcttcattttcttctgtcaGTGGCACCAACGGAACTGCCTGGGAGCAGCCTAGGACAGGACCCAGTCACATGGTGAAGATGTGAAGAAAGAACTGGCCCTCCATCCCATGGCAGGTCCCCAGCAGCCTCCAGACCCCAGTCCTCCCGAATCCGTCACTTATTCACTCACCGGCCTCTTCCCGATCATCTGCTGCTCGGATGAGGCAGTTCTGGAGCCAGAGGAGGGGAGCAGAAAAGCCTGAAGGAATGTGGGAAACTCACAACTGGTCCATACAACCAACCCCGCCATCTGAGACATCTCTCCCAAAAAAGCCCTCACCTTCCTGGTGCAGACTTTGCCCAAGGTATTCAGCTGAAATGACGGAGCCACCCTGGGGTTGCTCTGCTTCTGAGCcttctttctcttcatcctcttcattctctttctctggcacattttcctcttcttctagATCTTCCTGGCAAAAATCGTGCAAGGATTCCTCTTCATTAGGCTACAATTCATTGGGGTGAGAAATGGACCAAAGGAGACAAGATAAGGAACTGTGTGGAGTCCTCTGGTTCCTGACTACCCTACTGGGGGGGACCTATTCAGAAGGGCCTGAGGCAGGAAGAATCTGGGTGGGCTACTTCTAAGGAGCACTgcagggggagaggggtgggagggaggcatgCCCAGCTGGCAGAGCCAGGGTAAGACTGTTACCAAGCTCGAGGGTGCCAGCTTCTTCCGGCGTTTCTTGTACAGCTCCCGCCGCTCAGCCACCAGCCCCAGAGCCAGCAGTTTATCCACTATTCGGGCCCGTGAGCGTTTGGCTGTAATGTTCTTCATGATATTACCCAGGACATCTATAGAGAGAGAAAGTGTGAATAGCCAAGAGCAACAGGGTAAAGGGACTAGTAAAGGAAACAGAGAGCAGTCTTTGGAAAGGGGATAACTCAATTCACTCAAAAAtgacaccacaaaaaaaaaaagtacggAGGTCTttcaaaaaactacaaatagaattatcatataacccagcaattccactcttgagtgtatatccaaaaaaaaataaaaacactacttCGAAGATACATATACTCCAATGTTCTtggcagaattatttacaattgccaaggtataaaagcaacctaagtgtccataaacagacgaatgaataaagaagatgtaatacacacacagggcttcccatgtggctcagacagtaaagaatccacctgccacgcaggagacgcgagttcaatccctgggtagggaagatcccctggagaaggaaatggcaactcactccagtattcttgcctgggaaatcccatggacagaggagcctggcaggctacagtccacatggttgcAAAGTCAGGTACAaattagtaactaaacaacaataataatatacacatatacaggaatactactcagccataaaaaagaatgagttttTGCCATTTGAGGCAATAtggatgctaagtgaaataattaagacagagaaatatgatatcacttatatgtggattctaaaaaaaaaaaatgaatgaatataacaaaaaagaagcagactcagagatatagagaacaaattagtggttaccagtgggaaagGGGGAGGAGCCATAcgggggtaggggattaagagttGCAAgcttaggtataaaataagctacagggacgtattgtacaacatggggagtATAGCCGATATTTTTTTAACAATGATAAATGGAGCATAAAATTTAAGAATTAGtgactataaaaaaaaactagtgaCTATAGTGAACCATACTATAGTgaattgtacacctgtaacttatataattaaaaaaagaaaaaatatctttaaaacaaGCAAACGTGTCACCACAAATAGAGCAGgtggacagaaaggagaaaataagccTTCGTTGGGAAGAGGAAACGgcaggaaaagaaatgaacagcTTGGCTCTCCTCTCAGAGGCTCCCTGAGCTTCCCCCTCACTCACCATCGGAGTCCTGAAACTCCTCAAAAAGCCGCTGCAGCTCCAGCTCCTGATCCTCCGTCCACAGCACAATCTGGGTTCCTTTCCTATTGAGGGAGGTGTCAGTGGAAGGGGGCGCTCAGGGGCTGCGTGGTGGATTCCCAAATCAGTTCCCTCCAGAGCATGTGCCACTACCTCTGGAAGTCCTTGACGCTGTCAGCCAGTCCCAGCCGCACCAGATGGTGGATGACCTGCCTGCGTGTCCGAGGAGCAGTTTTCAGGTGTGCCAAGATGGTGTCCACCACATCCTGACCtgaggtggaggagggggtgaCGCTGGGAAGGGGGGTCCCGGGGCTCTGGCTGCCTTCCTCCCTCAAGCTCTTCAGACCTCAAGGCCTCATACCTTCCACATCCTTATGGGCAAGATACAGTTCCCGAAGCTGGGCCTCCTCCTCTGGGCTCCATCCAGGGAGTCTGCGGCTAGAAGATCTGAGTGGGGAAAGAAGGGGATCGGGGAGGCTGCTGGGTCCGAAAGAGGAGACCAAGGGCCTTCTCTTCTAACAGGAGCAAGGGTGACCCAGGTACCTCAGAGCAGCCAGCCAGCGGAGGCCTAAGGTGTGTCTCCTTCCTCTTACTCTCCTTCTACTTAAGAATCCCAAAATCAAACTAAGAGTTTCCAGGTTGGGCCCCTGGAACCTGACACTGCAGGGGCTGAGGGTATTACgaggagagagaaaagtgaaaggagaggAGCCAAGCTactcagagaaagagaacagGCATTTCTGGGCTTCCTTATGGCCTCCCAGCACTTCCTGGTATAAGGCACATACAGAGTCTCTGTGGGCCCCCAACTTTGAGCGCGCCCCGAACGCCGGTGAAGGAGAAGGAAACTAGAGTAGACAGGACACTTAGGCTCGATCCCAGTTTCTCTCTTGGGTGAAATTAGTTAACAGGTAAAATTAGCTTCACCTTCGGGGCTTGTTTTCTCGTctatgaaagggaaagaaaggcgACGCCACCTGACCTGCCAGGCCCTCCAGCTCTGGCACACTGTACTGGGTCgcccccaccacccaccaccaggCCCACCACGCTGTCCTCAAGCTCACCCGCCATCCAGGGTGCCGTAGCCCTCAGTCATCTCTCGAACCACAGCAGTGTTCTTCCAGAACAGCAGCTCCACAAAGGCTTTCTGGTTGACAGCAGCCAAAGCAAAGAACTTGCCCAGGATATACTTGGCAAAAGTCACCAGctcctgtgggagagggaggctaTCAGGCCCGTGGCCACATGTACATAAACACGGGCCTCTAGGTATTGTCTCTAGACCTGTTCCCCAGCTGGCCCTCCTCGCTTGGCCTCTTCTATCCTTCCCCATGCAACTCCCTCAACCTACCTGCCTGCATCCTCACTGTTCTCTCATGGCTCAGCCCTGACACCCCTCAGGGCACTTTACCTCTCAACCTTTTACCCCAGGACGTCCCTAGGCCTCCAGACCCCCATTCTTTGGTATTTCCTCACTTTGTAGGCCCCAGCAGCAGGGTCACTGAGCAGACGATTGAAGAGGTAGAAGAGGGAAAGCTGGAAAAGCAGGGCTTCCATTTTGAGATCGTGGGCCAGCCGGTGCAGCATCTTGACCACACAGTGGTTGGTGTGGGCGCTGTTCTGCTTGTAGctccgcagcagcagcaggtaggcTCGGAGGACGGTTGAGTTTGCGAAGCTGCACCGAGACAAGGAGCGAGAGGACGCAGGCGTGAGAAAGATATAGCTCATCCGCATGGCACCCTGGTCTCCACCCTGACACCAACTCCATCCTCTGGGCGTGCACCGTTTCAGGTAGTCCAAAAAGTTAAATTCTCTCTCCGACACCTGGACCACTTCtaactcttcctcctcctcctcttcttcgtCTTCTTCCTCTGCCCCTTGTTCCTCCAGCCCCTGCTGGCCTACAGAAAGAGTGAGGATTACCGGGTATCTGTAACGTTGGTGCTGGAGAAGCATGGGAAAGGAGAgtgatgagaaggaaatggagactcaCGGGGAAGCGGGGCCAAGAGGATTTGCTTCAGTAGCTGGATCTCCTCCTCTGGGGAGATGTCCTGAGCACCAAACACATCTCTTTCTGGCCACACCTCTCtggaacacagaaagaaaaaaaaaaggctttttgcCAGAGGgaatttgggcttctctggtggctcagatggtaaagaatctgcctgcaatgtgggagatctcagttcaatcccttggttgggaagattccctggagaagggaatgggtacccactccagtattcttgcctggagaattccatggatagaggagtctggtgggatacagtccatggggctccaaagagtcagacataactgagtgacacACTTTCACCAGAGGGAATCTGAATTATAATTTGAAGTAGTAGAAGGAATTTAGACTTATTTTCCAACTGGAAAGAGAATGCAAACTGTCATCTCAAAGATGAAACAAAGACTCTAGGGAAATTTTCCCTCATAAGCCTCACTGCAATGaaaatcaaaggaacaaaatgcAAGTAATCTAAATGCATGACATTTAGTTGGACAAATATACATGATGGGGTTTTAAAGCCATTAACAATCGCAGAAATATATCTGATGTGAAATGATGTTCACAATATATTGAGAATTGAAAAAAATACTACAAATCAGTATCATAATATTCTGATTTTGTAAAAGAAGGTGCATATGTCTATATTTAACACAGAGGGGGAGAATACTCTGGAAGATAACTCATCAAAATGTTAATGATGGCTATCTTTGGCTCATAGAATTATCTCTATTTTCCCCCCCAACTAACTGtgctaatatttttcaaaagtgaaacaaaacaaacaacaaacttcCCTAATAAACCAACCAAAACTTCCCAGGACTCAAGTGTTCCATGCAGAGCTCTTGCACTTCTGAGGGGACTGCTCTCTTTGAAAGACTGAGAACCCTGTGCCCCAGTGAAAGCCACTCTCTGCCCCCAAAAGTCCAGGGGCTGGATGCAGGAGGATGCGCACGCAGCGCTCTTACCGGGCAGACCTCAGGAGGCTCAGGGCCTGCGGGGCCTGGCCAGCCAGGAGGCAGTCCTGGATCCGCACCATGGCTTCTGCCCGCTGCTCTTCCACTGGCACCTCTGAGGCCGCATCAAAGGGAACCACCGAGTCCAAACTGAGCTCAGAATCCTAGAGAGGGATGATTAAAGCTATGGAAAcagtggtgggggtgaggggatgcCAAGACAGCCTGTCCAGGGCACTAGACTCAGGAGAAGGTTTCTGCAGCTACTTACCTGGGCACGGCACTGCAGCTGCTCGGCCAGGGAGGGCCACATGGCCTCCAGCTCCTCTGGGCTGTAGGGG is from Bubalus bubalis isolate 160015118507 breed Murrah chromosome 4, NDDB_SH_1, whole genome shotgun sequence and encodes:
- the TIMELESS gene encoding protein timeless homolog → MMNCELLATCSALGYLEGDTYHKEPDCLESVKDLIRYLRHEDETRDVRQQLGSAQILQSDLLPILTQHRQDKPLFDAVIRLMVNLTQPALLCFGSMPKEPSFRHHFLQVLAYLQAYKEAFASEKAFGVLSETLYELLQLGWEERQEEDNLLIERILLLVRNILHVPADLEQEKRIDDDASVHDRLLWAIHLSGLDDLLLFLASSPAEQQWSLHVLEIISLMFRDQNPEQLAGVGQGRLAQERRTDVAELEVLRQREMAEKKTRALQRGNRHSRFGGSYIIQGLKSIGERDLVFHKGLHNLQNYTSDLGKQPRRVPKRRQAARELSIQRRSALNVRLFLRDFCSEFLENCYNRLMGSVKDHLLREKAQQHDETYYMWALAFFMAFNRATSFRPGLVSETLSVRTFHFIEQNLTNYYEMMLTDRKEAASWARRMHLALKAYQELLATVNEMDVCPDEAVRESSRIIKNNIFYVMEYRELFLALFRKFDERCQPHSFLRDLVETTHLFLKMLERFCRSRGNLMVQNKRKKRKKKKKALDQSVASGNAPYSPEELEAMWPSLAEQLQCRAQDSELSLDSVVPFDAASEVPVEEQRAEAMVRIQDCLLAGQAPQALSLLRSAREVWPERDVFGAQDISPEEEIQLLKQILLAPLPRQQGLEEQGAEEEDEEEEEEEELEVVQVSEREFNFLDYLKRFANSTVLRAYLLLLRSYKQNSAHTNHCVVKMLHRLAHDLKMEALLFQLSLFYLFNRLLSDPAAGAYKELVTFAKYILGKFFALAAVNQKAFVELLFWKNTAVVREMTEGYGTLDGGSSSRRLPGWSPEEEAQLRELYLAHKDVEGQDVVDTILAHLKTAPRTRRQVIHHLVRLGLADSVKDFQRKGTQIVLWTEDQELELQRLFEEFQDSDDVLGNIMKNITAKRSRARIVDKLLALGLVAERRELYKKRRKKLAPSSLPNEEESLHDFCQEDLEEEENVPEKENEEDEEKEGSEAEQPQGGSVISAEYLGQSLHQEGFSAPLLWLQNCLIRAADDREEAGCSQAVPLVPLTEENEEAMENEQFQQLLRRLGVRPPASGQETFWRIPAKLSPTQLRRMSASLSQAEEEEKLQLGLESKVPGEPGLEEEHQQEEEHQQEEEHQKEHRAHALRTLVLARKKEAGLVSPEEEGTSGGKEQLIMAPKKRQLLDSDEEQEEDKAPELGVPGIRKKKRFQIEDDDESD